Proteins encoded by one window of Hylaeus volcanicus isolate JK05 chromosome 7, UHH_iyHylVolc1.0_haploid, whole genome shotgun sequence:
- the LOC128880511 gene encoding ATP-binding cassette sub-family G member 5 isoform X2, giving the protein MLLATEFNRSPNPDLRDVACQSEQQRSKGSPNAGRSGVVSSGEQLAKDPTLLLLDEPTWDTDPLNTYLIVSMLWSYATRRGSIVVLTMETPRSDVLPFVSRVTLLCLGAVVYSGPTRSMLDYFTYIGFPCPELENPLMYYLCLSTVDRRSRDRFLESNQQISVLVDKFKAEGVIYMKEAPQVPPNVKDTPLGIMHKGLGRGIKPGCFSTLLALYLRGMAATFAFSRSGLGHFATRLLLLPFSVALMSILYSHSTPIQSRIFLQTGGLVFNVLTLFYVAGIASTALLFPGYRARYYQEKREGLYGGAMFLTAYALLSLPLSFVSTMITIGILTPILELDLSSWAYASGVLWASYVAAEQVTVAVLMVVGRPVTGAITVLYMTLVSLVVASGAIRSLKGLPYWLAAVSTALPARYASLALNQLAIDMPMFLNLHYNESFACPGVPELCRYPDGRTYLIERFTREGENISEVLNVDLNLLISLAFAVGLCILNSVLYLLPLPARVKAKFRE; this is encoded by the exons ATGTTACTTGCTACCGAGTTTAACCGTTCGCCAAACCCTGACCTACGCGACGTGGCTTGCCAATCTGAACAACAGAGGAGCAAGGGTTCGCCAAACGCTGGCCGATCTGGCGTTGTCTCAAGTGGCGAACAG CTAGCTAAGGACCCCACGCTGCTCCTATTGGACGAACCAACCTGGGACACTGATCCTCTGAACACGTATTTGATCGTGTCCATGCTTTGGTCTTACGCGACCAGAAGAGGATCTATCGTCGTTCTAACGATGGAAACTCCCAGATCGGACGTCCTGCCGTTCGTGAGTCGTGTGACTCTTCTGTGTTTAGGAGCAGTGGTTTATTCAGGACCAACCAGGAGCATGCTGGATTATTTCACTTACATCGGATTCCCATGTCCTGAACTTGAAAATCCGTTGATGTACTACT TGTGTCTGTCGACGGTCGATCGTCGATCCAGAGATCGTTTCCTAGAATCCAATCAGCAGATATCCGTCCTGGTTGATAAGTTCAAGGCTGAGGGCGTTATTTATATGAAGGAGGCTCCGCAAGTACCGCCAAATGTCAAAGACACACCACTTGGTATTATGCATAAAGGTCTGGGTCGTGGTATCAAGCCGGGCTGCTTCTCCACTCTTCTTGCTCTTTATTT aagAGGCATGGCAGCAACGTTTGCCTTCAGCAGGTCTGGGTTAGGACACTTTGCCACCCGACTTTTGTTGCTACCATTCTCCGTCGCCTTAATGAGCATTCTATACTCTCATTCGACTCCTATACAATCCAGGATATTTCTCCAAACTGGAGGTTTAGTTTTCAACGTATTAACGTTATTCTACGTTGCCGGGATTGCATCGACAGCACTACTTT TTCCAGGTTATCGTGCCAGATATTATCAGGAGAAACGAGAGGGTCTTTACGGTGGCGCGATGTTCTTAACCGCGTACGCGTTGTTGAGTTTACCGCTGAGCTTTGTTTCGACCATGATTACCATCGGTATTTTAACACCTATCCTCGAGCTGGACTTGTCATCCTGGGCATACGCCTCCGGGGTTCTCTGGGCCAGTTACGTTGCAGCCGAACAAGTGACCGTGGCTGTGCTGATGGTTGTCGGTAGACCAGTGACGGGTGCCATAACGGTCTTGTACATGACATTAGTGTCTCTTGTTGTTGCGTCTGGTGCTATTAGGAGCTTGAAAGGTCTGCCGTATTGGCTCGCGGCTGTTTCAACCGCGTTACCCGCTAGATACGCTTCGTTGGCTTTAAATCAACTGGCCATCGATATGCCCATGTTCTTAAACCTACATTACAACGAAAGTTTCGCCTGTCCTGGAGTACCAGAACTTTGCCGGTATCCAGATGGAAGGACTTACTTGATAGAACGTTTCACACGCGAAGGTGAAAACATTTCTGAAGTGCTGAACGTCGATTTGAACTTATTGATCTCGTTGGCGTTCGCTGTCGGTTTGTGCATACTGAACAGCGTGCTTTATTTGCTGCCGCTTCCTGCAAGAGTGAAGGCCAAATTTAGAGAATAA
- the LOC128880510 gene encoding ATP-binding cassette sub-family G member 8 has product MGSEAWELERRYSVPGALDTRGLEPPASEDLHAWSIYRQNLNSDFTDSALGSAEKSPLPYGNFQLRDSTVQSILRHPRYGPKSPLASNSYTYLKFGLPRVLPPSARNRDGSSGYDSSEEGRRVSHAGTSAHGTSAMRSARSDPDFRHVHAAPREHAHSQLTVSRDNPRFKSVSEANLLQGGVRTNRRHSIAPIDPGYGVHEPRVHGILGPEVYALPLRPVPCLQHPHLQLRGVEASGSDGLPLLRGITLEAGATEVLAIMATTEKEGKHIVETIAGRKRIKRGDILLNGRSVSSRSLRSRVAYLSTESGLSPGLTAEQTLSFYMLLRSGPNTSKLEADAILQELGLEATKHCLVNTLTTSEARRLALACRLLQDSHILALDRPTHGLDIFDAFFLVEYLRQWAGRGQRLVVLTLHPPTYEILTMVSRVALTSGGRIMYSGPRRDMLPYFALAEFPCPPFKNPSDYYLDLVTLDDLSAEAMLESSQRIDHLAELARTRLPPICDPGPPGVLPPTISSPNIFVQIYALLLRTLIYSQLWTLTRLLRKIVVSASLSILLGAIFWDVAGDSNLYLRDRVGFHYTSLGIFFWPLCMIAICDVADCRPNVERDIKDGLYGRFVYILMELICGVLSWCIVYLIYLAPSYAMSGLHLVPDETLTSLWNYLAIGLLYLILQHLICILFAHTCKWTYLASLFSGIVIGEMTLAGGVTLHLENLPGWYQKISPMQWSLSLLLPQLHRSDVTSKLTNCKPKQIQRQDIIVQAACEPPDGALALYEIALDKFNVRGELWLGIGIAIVSVLIVLVFLCIRYTTPKKLRSAPNKP; this is encoded by the exons ATGGGTTCAGAAGCGTGGGAGCTGGAACGACGTTACTCGGTACCGGGAGCACTGGACACCAGAGGATTGGAGCCGCCGGCCAGTGAAGACTTGCACGCATGGTCTATTTACAG GCAAAACTTGAACTCCGACTTCACCGATTCAGCGCTAGGGTCAGCCGAGAAATCGCCTCTTCCGTATGGAAACTTCCAGCTCCGGGACTCGACGGTGCAAAGTATTTTGAGACATCCTAGGTACGGACCGAAGAGTCCACTGGCCAGCAATTCCTATACCTACTTGAAGTTTGGTCTGCCTCGAGTTCTGCCTCCTAGCGCGCGTAATCGCGATGGCTCCAGCGGCTACGACTCCAGCGAGGAAGGTCGCAGAGTGTCCCACGCCGGCACCTCCGCCCACGGCACTTCGGCGATGCGCTCCGCCAGAAGCGACCCCGACTTTAGGCACGTCCACGCTGCGCCCAGGGAACACGCTCACTCCCAGTTAACAGTTTCCAGGGACAATCCACGTTTCAAAAGCGTCAGCGAGGCCAATCTCCTGCAGGGCGGCGTCAGAACGAACCGCAGGCACAGCATAGCGCCAATCGATCCTGGATACGGGGTTCACGAACCTAGAG TGCATGGAATCCTGGGCCCGGAAGTTTACGCTCTACCACTGAGACCCGTGCCGTGTCTTCAGCATCCTCACTTGCAGCTACGCGGAGTAGAAGCGTCTGGATCCGATGGATTGCCCCTTCTTCGAGGAATCACTCTAGAAGCTGGAGCTACCGAGGTTCTTGCTATCATGGCAACTACGGAAAAGGAAGGGAAGCATATCGTGGAAACGATTGCAGGCAGAAAACGTATCAAGCGAGGAGACATTTTACTCAACGGAAGATCTGTGTCCTCGCGTTCCTTGag ATCCCGCGTTGCTTATTTGTCAACGGAAAGTGGACTGAGTCCTGGCCTGACTGCAGAGCAAACCCTCAGTTTCTATATGCTGTTGCGAAGTGGTCCAAACACTTCCAAACTAGAAGCTGACGCCATTCTGCAGGAACTCGGCCTGGAGGCTACTAAGCACTGTTTAGTGAATACGTTGACCACTTCCGAGGCCAGAAGACTAGCTTTGGCCTGCCGTCTGTTACAAGACTCCCATATTCTCGCGTTGGACAGGCCTACGCATGGTCTGGACATCTTCGATGCTTTCTTCTTGGTGGAATACCTGAGGCAGTGGGCTGGAAGAGGTCAGAGGCTCGTCGTTCTAACGCTGCATCCCCCAACCTATGAAATCCTGACGATGGTTTCGAGGGTTGCGCTCACTTCCGGCGGCAGGATCATGTACTCTGGTCCCAGGAGGGACATGTTGCCATATTTTGCGCTCGCAGAGTTCCCTTGTCCTCCTTTCAAGAATCCTTCTGATTATTATC TTGATCTGGTGACCCTGGATGACCTGTCGGCAGAAGCAATGCTAGAGTCTTCGCAGAGGATAGATCACCTAGCCGAATTAGCGAGGACGAGGCTACCGCCTATATGCGATCCTGGACCACCCGGTGTACTTCCGCCAACAATCTCTAGCCCAAATATATTCGTACAAATTTACGCGTTGCTCCTGAGAACGCTGATTTACAGCCAACTATGGACATTAACGAGGCTTCTTCGAAAGATCGTTGTCTCGGCATCGCTCAGTATTTTACTCGGTGCAATATTTTGGGACGTTGCTGGGGATTCTAATTTATATCTGAGGGATAGAGTGGGCTTTCATTATACCAGTTTGGGTATCTTTTTTTGGCCCTTGTGCATGATAGCGATTTGCGATGTGGCCGACTGCAGGCCAAACGTGGAGAGAGATATCAAAGACGGCTTGTATGGGCGAttcgtttacattttaatgGAG TTGATTTGCGGAGTATTATCTTGGTGCATAGTTTACTTAATTTATCTAGCCCCAAGTTACGCAATGTCAGGATTACACCTAGTTCCAGATGAGACTCTGACATCCCTTTGGAACTACCTTGCTATCGGCTTGCTGTACTTGATACTTCAGCACttaatttgtatactttttgcTCATACTTGTAAGTGGACGTACTTGGCATCCTTGTTCTCTGGAATTGTGATCGGGGAGATGACATTGGCTGGAGGTGTAACCCTGCATTTGGAAAATCTGCCAGGCTGGTATCAGAAGATCAGTCCGATGCAATGGTCTCTGTCTTTGTTGCTGCCCCAGCTTCATCGATCAGATGTTACAAGCAAATTAACCAATTGCAAGCCAAAACAAATTCAGAGGCAGGACATTATTGTTCAAGCTGCCTGCGAGCCACCCGATGGTGCTCTGGCATTGTA
- the LOC128880511 gene encoding ATP-binding cassette sub-family G member 5 isoform X1 encodes MIPSDCTLDISNVFHSTSVVIEGSCLNKSEPTAVLRDVSARVHGGEVLAILGSKGSGKRALLDVIARRAEGETRGRVTLNNNLLTPELFRRHGGYVAHRCYLLPSLTVRQTLTYATWLANLNNRGARVRQTLADLALSQVANRSVNDLTKPEYRRLMLGVQLAKDPTLLLLDEPTWDTDPLNTYLIVSMLWSYATRRGSIVVLTMETPRSDVLPFVSRVTLLCLGAVVYSGPTRSMLDYFTYIGFPCPELENPLMYYLCLSTVDRRSRDRFLESNQQISVLVDKFKAEGVIYMKEAPQVPPNVKDTPLGIMHKGLGRGIKPGCFSTLLALYLRGMAATFAFSRSGLGHFATRLLLLPFSVALMSILYSHSTPIQSRIFLQTGGLVFNVLTLFYVAGIASTALLFPGYRARYYQEKREGLYGGAMFLTAYALLSLPLSFVSTMITIGILTPILELDLSSWAYASGVLWASYVAAEQVTVAVLMVVGRPVTGAITVLYMTLVSLVVASGAIRSLKGLPYWLAAVSTALPARYASLALNQLAIDMPMFLNLHYNESFACPGVPELCRYPDGRTYLIERFTREGENISEVLNVDLNLLISLAFAVGLCILNSVLYLLPLPARVKAKFRE; translated from the exons ATGATACCGTCAGATTGTACGTTGGATATATCCAACGTTTTTCATTCCACCTCTGTGGTCATCGAAGGGAGCTGCTTGAACAAGTCGGAACCGACCGCGGTGCTGAGGGATGTGTCCGCAAGGGTGCACGGCGGAGAAGTATTGGCGATTTTGGGCTCGAAGGGATCTGGAAAGAGGGCTCTGCTCGATGTTATCG CCCGCAGAGCAGAAGGAGAAACAAGAGGTAGAGTGACGTTAAACAACAATCTATTGACACCAGAGTTGTTCAGACGTCATGGTGGATACGTAGCTCATCGATGTTACTTGCTACCGAGTTTAACCGTTCGCCAAACCCTGACCTACGCGACGTGGCTTGCCAATCTGAACAACAGAGGAGCAAGGGTTCGCCAAACGCTGGCCGATCTGGCGTTGTCTCAAGTGGCGAACAGGTCAGTAAACGATTTAACCAAGCCTGAATACAGGAGATTGATGCTGGGTGTTCAGCTAGCTAAGGACCCCACGCTGCTCCTATTGGACGAACCAACCTGGGACACTGATCCTCTGAACACGTATTTGATCGTGTCCATGCTTTGGTCTTACGCGACCAGAAGAGGATCTATCGTCGTTCTAACGATGGAAACTCCCAGATCGGACGTCCTGCCGTTCGTGAGTCGTGTGACTCTTCTGTGTTTAGGAGCAGTGGTTTATTCAGGACCAACCAGGAGCATGCTGGATTATTTCACTTACATCGGATTCCCATGTCCTGAACTTGAAAATCCGTTGATGTACTACT TGTGTCTGTCGACGGTCGATCGTCGATCCAGAGATCGTTTCCTAGAATCCAATCAGCAGATATCCGTCCTGGTTGATAAGTTCAAGGCTGAGGGCGTTATTTATATGAAGGAGGCTCCGCAAGTACCGCCAAATGTCAAAGACACACCACTTGGTATTATGCATAAAGGTCTGGGTCGTGGTATCAAGCCGGGCTGCTTCTCCACTCTTCTTGCTCTTTATTT aagAGGCATGGCAGCAACGTTTGCCTTCAGCAGGTCTGGGTTAGGACACTTTGCCACCCGACTTTTGTTGCTACCATTCTCCGTCGCCTTAATGAGCATTCTATACTCTCATTCGACTCCTATACAATCCAGGATATTTCTCCAAACTGGAGGTTTAGTTTTCAACGTATTAACGTTATTCTACGTTGCCGGGATTGCATCGACAGCACTACTTT TTCCAGGTTATCGTGCCAGATATTATCAGGAGAAACGAGAGGGTCTTTACGGTGGCGCGATGTTCTTAACCGCGTACGCGTTGTTGAGTTTACCGCTGAGCTTTGTTTCGACCATGATTACCATCGGTATTTTAACACCTATCCTCGAGCTGGACTTGTCATCCTGGGCATACGCCTCCGGGGTTCTCTGGGCCAGTTACGTTGCAGCCGAACAAGTGACCGTGGCTGTGCTGATGGTTGTCGGTAGACCAGTGACGGGTGCCATAACGGTCTTGTACATGACATTAGTGTCTCTTGTTGTTGCGTCTGGTGCTATTAGGAGCTTGAAAGGTCTGCCGTATTGGCTCGCGGCTGTTTCAACCGCGTTACCCGCTAGATACGCTTCGTTGGCTTTAAATCAACTGGCCATCGATATGCCCATGTTCTTAAACCTACATTACAACGAAAGTTTCGCCTGTCCTGGAGTACCAGAACTTTGCCGGTATCCAGATGGAAGGACTTACTTGATAGAACGTTTCACACGCGAAGGTGAAAACATTTCTGAAGTGCTGAACGTCGATTTGAACTTATTGATCTCGTTGGCGTTCGCTGTCGGTTTGTGCATACTGAACAGCGTGCTTTATTTGCTGCCGCTTCCTGCAAGAGTGAAGGCCAAATTTAGAGAATAA